The sequence TCAAGTTTGGATGTTATATCAAGGGTTGTCTACGTATGGTATTGAAGCTGTTGGTAAAAGCGTAATCAaactgtatgtacacatgtcaACTATTTAAAAGTTAAAGTTAACGTATGGTTATAAGTGCCAACTACAGTACTAGTGCTATAATCCGTGACTTGTATTTCCATGTCTATGCGGTAGAGCCAACGACTCGTGGCCTTTTCTCGTTATACAATGTCTTATTGTGTATGTGCCAAGACGAACTTTGTACCGTAAGGGAGACTTCAGTCATTACGGGTGTGGTGGGCAAGGGAATTGTGGAGTGGGTCTTATATTGTAAATCGGTTTTTGGTGGCGTGGCACATTTAAATGGTGTTGTATTATTCTTATTATTAAACACAGTAAAATCTGAGAAAATCGACCCCTTTATAAACCGATATTGACCTCGGTCAAGGCATTCCCAATATTGGTAGAGCGCCCGTCTCGTCTTTAGGGGTCTGGTCTCTAGTTCTATAAGTTTGGTCCAAGCACCTGGGATTTATCAATGCAGTGCCTTTAGTGAAGGCCTTCACTTAATTTCACAATGTACGTAGTGGGGGAAAAACTAATGCAATCAAAATCATTGATGTACGTGGTGGCAGCTGTGGGATAGAGTCCTTGCCATTGAGTCTCAGAATCTGATCTCTTTCCATAGCTGATAAAACTTTTAGGCAGTTTTTGTTTTCgcttttaaatatttgaaaatcgAGAGAGGGTCACGTTTTAGGGAAAAATTCAGagagggccacattttagaaGATGGAATCAGGAAATCATCTGATCATGTGACAGACTGTGCTTactaataccccccccccccccacacacacacacacacaccgtatTATTGAAAGCCCCAATTAAAGTAGGCCCCGAAGCGTAGGCGTACTGTGTGTCACTCGTGTAACTGATTAATATCTGCCCTAACCCACCTTTTGCAGTCTACGCGATGTTTACTCGATACCAACAAACAATACAATTTCGTCGACAATAAACAGAAAAGCTACACAAGGTCCCTATGTTTTACTAGCGTCACCTATATCGATTACTGGTATGTGAATATTTCAGCGATATTACacatgttatttttgcaataaattaCACACCGTACATTAAAGTTAGTTGACAGAATATTCTGACCCCTAACCAAACAATGCATGAAcgggtgttttttttattaaaagtgCTCAAATGAATATCTATAAATGCCAAAGTAGAAAATTGGCTAAGAAATGTTGAAATTCAAGACAATCACCCCTTTTCACAAGGCACAATGACGATGTGTCCCACACGACAATCGAAAGCGTAAACCACCAATAATACACAAGAGATTTTTATATTGTATGGCACTCCACCACCCTCCCCACCCCCAACCCTGCCTGGTGGAGATGTATAGTTGTATGGTACATTAATGTAATGGCGGGCTTCACAAGGATAAATCTCACATTGAACTTTACCCTATACTTAGAAATACATAGTCTGCTCAATTGTGTTTTATAGCTTAACCGTGACAGCTGCTGGAGGAAAGGGTGTGAGAAGGGTATCTCCAAGAATTTTTGCAAATGTACCAAGATATATCACTCCTGCAGAGGTTACTTTGGCTCAAGGAGTCATAAAGAACAACACATTTTTCAAATCCTCCCCCTTTAAGTCATCAGAATcctcaagccccccccccctcccgcctTCGTAACTCTAAATTCGTTCGTGCCCCCTTTCTCCTCAACTCCCCACCCCGTACATTCTGCTCTAATGAAATTTATAAATTCGTACTATGATTGACATGCATGACATACAACTTAAACTTTTAATATATGATACCTAATCTAAAGAGATAAGGAAGTGTTCAACGTCTTCTGAGAAAAAAGGCGTGTGTatgatataatgaaataaacataacaaCCCTGACTTATTAATGCTGACAGTTTCATCACTGCAAAGGAATGCTCTCCCACGTTTGAGTTTATGAAGGGTTCAAAAGGATACTGTAACAAGCGAGAGTGTTTGAATTTACAGCCCATGGGTCATCCGAGTAGGCGAGAAATGAAGTTAGTAAACAACAGATGGCCCTTGTTACCAGTAAATGTGAATCAAATTACTCGGAAACACTACAAACCTAAACTATTTGATAAAATCTACTTTCAGTTAGTCAGGTTATGACAGTGGTAAAGTATAGAATTGAAAGGTTGTTTGTTACTGATAACATAGAATAGAACTTATTAATATGATGGCACATATTCTTTGGTACATTAAtgcaaattttcaaatattctaGGTTTGGACAATGGACCAATTCTTTTAGTCCAAGGGTTACTGGCAGTAAACATGGCTCTATTGACTTATATCCAACCCCACCTCAATAAATCATATGGTGTACCCCTAAGGAACAAACAGGTGAAGGTAAAATTCCTATACGTTCGcctacatatacaatatcatttcCCTACTTCAGCTCAGGAATCTTTCCGTAATTACAAGGCGAAGGTTCGGGGAAAATCCCACTTGGGCTGTTGAGTAGAAAATGCCCCTGAtcccccccccttgtaaatactgaagactACCTTATCGAAAGACGTTTGCCTTCCAACAAGAGCGATTTGCTGTTGGAAAGTTCCGTCTTAGATATTTGTGTATGATACGTTtgaccactacatgtatttacatagcCGCCATATCTAAATGCAAATTGCGTGTCCGACGTTTTGGCCAAACGTTTAATACATTGTTGTGTTTTTATACGAATAAAGTGAGAACCGGGTACACTATAAGGATATAGACGTACGTACACATAAAGGCCGACCTTATAAGTTGTAAACAGACTTAACTCGCCATATATAAAGTGTCTGACGTCGAAATTATGTCCAAAACTACAACGATTGACTTCGTGACGTTTAGAGTTTTGTCACTTacatttgttgttatttgttctgttgttctgaaaaataacatttggtattagccccccacccccatgtGTACTTGTTTCTGTTCTATGACAATCTTTCTCGTATTAAAGTAATTTCAAAACGAATTGGAAAATGTCACTGATTGTACATTTGAGTGAAAAAAGCAAACCTTACTCACCTCAGACTTCAGTCACGTTCCATGAAAGTAAAATGTCTACAGTGTCAGTACAGGTCATTGGTTTGCTTTTGATACGCAGAACGAAACTCGTACTTCAGTTCTTAGACTATTGTAAATTGGTTTGTATTGATTacatgttaccatagcaaccgtGACACAACATGTGGAGATCGTTTAATTGTGTTTAAGGCTGggcatatatgtgtgtgtgtgacatcaatagtgtacattttttcacTCAGCTTTTGTGCAGTATTGTCAAAAAGGTTCTATACTTGTTCGTAATCTTTCGAACTCAGATACGTCCCCGGTCACATGACGCATTTCTTTTGAAGGTCGTTGGTGTTCTGTCCCTCTCACTCTGCTGTGGAGTGGGTTGTGGCTTTTTCCGTCTTTGATCGGGATGGAGTTGACCAACACGTATATTATGTACAGTCTCCTTCACCCCTCTCTCAAACCACCATGGACTAACCGTGGTTCTACCGCCAGAATTTTGGCGCTCTCGTTGTTAACGAATAAAGTTGTGACTTGGTTCAGCTACGTTTTTATGTGACCGAGAAAATTCGGATGACCCAGTGCTTGGGCGGCGATGTTCTATAAAACAAACCTTCAGAGTAAGTTCAGTCTCCCTCACATAAGACGCGTTGCAATTCACACAGCCCTTAATCATACTGTTTCCTTGCCAATCTTGTCTTTCGGTCTCGCAATGATTTACTACATGGATGTAATTCATTTAATTTAAAGACAATCTTCCAAATATTTTCTGCGACGCATTTTAAAGTGAAACTACAACATTTGCATAAAACTGACAAACATAATTCAAGTTCACAAAACTTAATGTCATAGAACGGTAAATTAAACAATTGGGGCATGAGGAGAAAATGGGGGTCGGCACGAAAAACAAAACTCGGGATGCGACGGTGTAGCATGACAATTTGGAATGTCTGAAGgggatttgaaatattttgctcttgaTTTGTGAATCTTGgaacataattacatgtaaacgtCAGAAGTAGTAATTTAATTTGTACTTTTTAAATACTTTCTTTCAGTTTTGACACATTAACTGTACATTAGGAGGATAACTGTTTGTATCTTCCTAAACATCTGTGTCACTAACCAATTCGTCCAAAGTTTTACActcgatattttttttttatttcatcttaAAGAATAGGGCCTACACTTGACCTACGGCAAAGaaagtttatttcatatatcaatttgcattttgaagaaaaaagttGACATAACAGCTACTAAGACTTTAATAAACAAGGGAATATTGCAGGAGGGggaaaatcatacaatattggCATTGAAAACATAGACGATATTATGACTATTTcatgttaggccaaaaaaatgTTTCCCAGGTCATGAGGCGCGCATGCGCATCAAtcaaataccctcgcgtcggtctttttttcgtgtttgcctagctcatgcagtctgcagatccgggtGAAAGACAAAAATAACTCTCTCTACTTCAGCGAAGACAACTGGAGAGCCAATCCTGAGcgcaagcaaatgacatctgccccacatacacacttgctctaaagtgctaaatgaaaagaacagtaactgtcataaatagtagactgagtaaCAGGTTTTGTTGAGAATGAAAACAAATCGCGTCCTCGCACCActttttagacaaaatgtcttgACAAGcaacaattctctcttttttacCTTAGATGTTAAATCATAATTCCGAATGATTTTTTCATAACAAAGTTAAATATGCAGACACGTGATATGCTTTTAATTTTGGTTTGTGGATCTGGCTAATTTATACAAATCACCATGATGTAAGTTCGTGCCAGAAAATTTCCATTTCATGTAAAGATGTGTGTTTATAGGTTTATTTTAAATTAGCATGTTAGCCAATCACTATGCATTTTAGTGTCACGTGTCTATAGCATTGTCAGTATACAATGTTTACTATTTCTGTACGTTTTCGTAGTATTTCGTCCAAGTATTGTGGTGTAAGGTTTGAGCGTAACattgattttgaaatacatacTACGGTTTCAACGAGACTTTTAAATTAGTTTTCGTCACTTCTGTGTCAATTTGATTGTACTACATGAcattgtcactgtcactgtcactgtcactgtcagtgtcagtgtcagtgtcagAGTTAAAGTAGACTTTCTACTATTTTGTCAAATTCAATCTCTTTCTTCCACTGTTCATCGTTGGTACCAATTCATATGGATACGGCTGGTGAATCTGGCTTGCTTTGTCCAGTTCATTGagctaaataaataaataaataaataaataaataaataaataaacaaataaacaaacaaacaaacaaacaaacaaacaaacaggcaaacaaacaaacaaacaaacaaacaaacaaacaaacaaacaaacacaaataaacaaataaataaataaataaataaataaataaatatcaacaaagttatatttaaaaacgcttttttatcataaaaaatattcatatgAACTTATTATTCATTCAGGACTGATTGATTAACAGCATACGTACACCTTTTAAAATCCTGCCTCCCCTAAAAAAAAGCTGCAACTGGGAAGGTTTTTTTGAAACGCCTGTCAGGTAAAATAACCTATAAAATAGTATCGCATCACGAATAACGTATTTTTgaagctgtatacacgataagtcaaatcaaattaatttttgggtccacaccaaaaaattagcgccctcaacggcggtCACGTTTTCAGCCTGTTTCTGTACTGGTTACAGTCTCGGTTACTCAACCTCTTGCTGTTGAGGGCTTCACCCAAGGCAACAAGCTGGATAATCGAGACTATACTGCTTATGGATAGTATCGACCACTATTTAACATGTATGCACATGAAGGGAAATAATTGTATCGATGACCGTTTCATAGTAACTAATGAGTAACTGGGCATAACGCGGTTTAAAAGTTAACTTCGTACCTGTTGATCGGTCAGTTCCCATCCATCAGCAGCACCCATATTTTCATCTAATTGTTGTAAAGTCTTTGCTCCAATGATAACCGATGACACAGTATCTTGCTGTAGTAACCATCGGATTGCTACTTGGGACATGGATTTACCTAGGgacataaaacaaaaacaaatgtttaaaaaaatcttttaaagtAAGGATGGTCGTGTGAACAActgtaaattatataaatacttCTATTCTTCTAGCCAACTCTATGATTGCGTAAAGCCTGATAGTTTTAAATGAAAAGACTCTCTGCTATATAAATACGAACCAAAGTGAAACGTAATGAACAGTGCAGTTGTTTCAAAGATACCTTTATATGAGTTAAATGATGAAAACTTTACAAAGAAATAACCTAAACAAAACCACGTCCTTCCTAATCATGTACATCCTTGATGCATCATCAACCTCGGGCACACCTGTTGGCGTTAGCCTTTACATAAATCTTTATCACTCGGCGATAAAGCACATGCTGTGACAATCACTACACACATCAAGTTGTATACCACTTTAGACCGCGCAGGACAACGTTTGTCAACCCTTTTACGTCATGAGGAGTGCAACGTTTTGCTTCAATTTTTTCGATGAAAGCGTTCAGCGTTAACTTCATTGTTACAGTAACTATTAGGAACAACACCAACTATAAACATACCTTGTTCCTTCGCGATACCCTCGACAACATCAAGTAAATGTAAGACTTGTTCATTTGTAGCATATTGGGAATAGCTTGGATGGCTTGTATTCATATCTCGCTGTGGGTCGATACTCTCAACGTGTGCAATTCTGGAACCTGCAGGAGGGGGCACTCCACGTTTTACTTTTCCCGTAAGCCAGCCACTGAGTTAGTGAACAGGTAAACAAATACACGTATTATCTTGAAATccatttttaaattcaaaagaaaaagGGTTAACAATTAGTGGTTCATAACATAAATTCAAATTTCGTGAAATTCTTCTTATTAGGTAGCTAGTGCGTTCATTATTTTAGTTTCTCGTTAAAAGTTGTTCACAATATCTTACTCTTAAATAGTTAACAATAGATCTATGCAGAAGCTTCTTTGCTATAGTACTGGGTCAATCAACCTTTCATTCCAGACGTTGACACCATTGTGATTGTAATAATTTAAATACACTATCTTCCATTGGCTTACCCCGTATACGGTAAATGTTAGGGGAAACTTTAAGATGAACTGACTATGTGTTGTTTTCTGAAACACACGTCCCACTAATCGAAATAACATGTAGGCTAGCTATTCAAACGATAGCGTACAGACTGATACTATTTTACCCTTTCTTCAAAAGCATTTATTTAGACCTTCttagaaaaaatatttaatacgTTACGTTTTTTTATTCTGATTATATTTTTATCTGTACGCAGCTCCAGGCTCCAGAATTTGTATTCGGCGTTGTTTAGTTTCCAAGTCTTAACTTTCATTTGTATCTATAGTACACCACATATGCAGTATTAATCAGTCGATAACACATTGCTTACCCTTTCAATGGACTCCATGGTAACACGCCGACGCCCTCATTTCTACAGACATCTAGAAGTTCGTATTCAATGCCTCTGCTCATTAGACTATATTCAGCCTGATACAAAGAAAGAATTTATTTTCTTCAAGAAAACATTTCTTAGAGGTCGTTCTCAAAGAATTCATATGTGacggttttgtttgtttgctttgtttttttgttcgggttttttgtttttatttatttgtttgtttgtttgtttgttcgtttgtttgtttgtttgcttgcttgcttgtttgtagTTTTCTGCACCCAAATCCAAAAGTATTAATCTTACATAAAGTAAATTTGGGTTCTGACAATTATCCCCTGAAGAATTCCCCTTTCCCCTGGACAATAAAAACTGCCCCTGGATATCTGCCACTCGCCCCCGGAAAATTGCCTCCTTAGATCAACTGATCACCATCCCTCGACAACTACCCTCATGTTTCTAGTATCAACAGTATTCTATCCaccaaaatacatgtaacaaaaaattattgaaacatCATACTACTGCTGAAATGCCTTTTACAGCGAATTTCACTACAccattcagcttttctgtttgatacaaccatgcagaagcCAACAAGAAACGAGACAagctacattttaagatagcaagattgaatgagtacagtttcttgctacattttgactaagtgaactacacatgccaccatacatacatcaaatgaGCACCGCAAAGGACCCTGTATCAGGTGTTTCATAATAAGATAAAAGTTGGCGCccaaatgtctgcatggagttgcaatacatttaaatggtttattttatttagactaaatgtagcaaaaaaaatgttatcttgCTATtcaagtgtggcatatgcagtttcttattggtttttgtgtggttgtatcaaacagaaaagctgaatggTGTAAAATTCACTGTAGTATACTCAAGCCAATGAAAGTGTAAGAATGGAGCAATACCATACTAAAATTATCTTACCTTAAAGCTAttccatggatatagtccagtAAGTCTGCATTCATCCATTATCTTAACTATAATCTAATCCATGGATTTAATCCAGTGTATCTGCATTTATCCATTACCTTACCTGTAAGCTAAGCTAATCCATGGATTTAATCCAGTAAGTCTGCATTCCTTCATAATCTTACCTGTAAGCTAATCCATGGATTTAGTCCAATATGTCTGCATTCATCCATTATCTTCTGAAGTTGCCAACCTTTGACATTACTAGCACCAACATATCGTACTTTGCCACTTCTTATCAAGTCATCCATGGTACGCAGGGTTTCTTGAATAGGAGTAGCACTATCCCAGCAATGAATCTACCATTCAAAGGAAAAAATTCCATCTGTTCATATATTTCACTATCTTATTGATGGCCTAAGGATTTGATTAATCGGACTTGATACTCTTTTTACAAGAAAGATCAATGAAATGTGATTACAGTTGATGAGAAACATAGATCACTgcaaataaaagttttaaatatattttaaaaaatcatccAAAACTAATATAGTCAGTCTGTAATCTATTTAAACTTTGTTCTATAGTATACCTTAGTCTTACCTGATAGAGATCAACATAGTCAGTCTGTAATCTCTTCAATCTGTGTTCTACAGTAAACCTTAGTCTTACCTGATAGAGATCTATATAGTCAGTCTGTAATCTCTTCAATCTGTGTTCTACAGTATACCTTAGTCTTACCTGATAGAGATCAATATAGTCAGTCTGTAATCTCTTTAATCTGTGTTCTACAGTATACCTTAGTCTTACCTGATAGAGATCAATATAGTCAGTCTGTAATCTCTTTAATCTGTGTTCTACAGTATACCTTAGTCTTACCTGATAGAGATCAATATAGTCAGTCTGTAATCTCTTCAATCTGTGTTCTACAGTATACATTAGTCTTACCTGATAGAGATCAATATAGTCAGTCTGTAATCTCTTCAAACTGTGTTCTACAGCCTGTGAAATATATCTCCTACTTAAACCAAGTTTATTGGGATCACTACTACCGTCAACATTGCAACGAACTTTGGTGGCAATAACGATATCATTGCGGTTTTGTTTCCTGAAAACAAATTTATACGAGACATTTCAGTAAGTTTTTGCTATACAACTAACAAGCTCACGCACACGCACACTCACTCTgacacaaacacataaatacaaacgcacacacacatacatacatacatacatacatacatacatacatacatacatacatacatacaaatgtacgtacgtacgtacgtacatacatacatacatacatacatacatacatacatacatacatacatacatacgttgaaacacacacacgcgcgcgcacgtgCGCAGAAACACGTTTACACTCAGCCTTGAGACGAGTCTTTTGTTTCTTCTGAACGATTTCCAAAgtaatatttatacaattaatgatattttgcaattgaaatgaaacaaaggaaAGCTTACTTTTTCATCCATGATCCAATATATCCTTCAGCTGTACCCATTGAATAAACATCTGCAGTGTCAATAAAATTACCCCCTTGGTCAACAAATCTATCCAACATTTGGTGAGACCTCATTTCGTCCATTTGACCTGGATCACCTGCCTGATAAGGAAAAATGTAGACATAACTACTTTGAAAACTATCTAGATATcgaaaaataatcatttttatttacattgtaagtgGTTCATGATAGACTGTAATATATACCTCGTAAAGTTCACCTGTATCAGGTGCAGCATGATCAGGTGAGGGGTAGCTGATAGTATGGCATCGAATGTCGTATGCATCTCACAGACTAGCTCAAGGAGAATACAGTTCGAAACACATATCACAAAACGAAAGTAAATCGACCCTATGTGGTGAGAGTAGAGGTTTCATCATCAAATGACCAACTTTGACAACATCTTCCTACTTGTACGAGGATATTTGTGACAATTTTCCCAAAAGGATAAGTTTACCCAGGGGTTTTAAAAATGGGAGATTTGCCGgttgaaaattgtaaatttcattcaaaatttccCTTGACAAACTGtgtattcaaaattttgatatttaccGTTTCCGCTTTattaaaacttcaaaataattCGTTCATATCAACTCTGTTATACTAGCACTAACATGTTATGGTTCCCGTGTACTGAGTTTACTGTCTTTAACTGCTATACTCTACTGATATTTGGAAAAGCATATATTTTGAttccattttgatttgattCCATAGCCTCTTTTGACACCGTtgttttaataataatgatataaaatgtacataggtgtagaaataacatacatacatacatacatacatacatacatacatacacacacacacatacatacatacatacatacatacatacacacacacacacacacacacatacatacatacatacatacatacatgcacgcacgcacgcacgcacgcacgcacgcacgcacgcacgcacgcacaaacatacatacatacatacatacatacatacatacatacatacatacatacatacatacatacatacatacatacatacatacatacacagccGAACTTTAGTAGCTGagattgtaaaataaatatagtATCAAAGTATTTATATCTAATACTCTATTATTTCACTGTTACACAGCATTGTACAAGAAACTCATCTCCAACACTTGAACTACATAATGTGCATAATCTATGCTTCCTTCCAATGTTCTTGTAACGGCCAACTCCAATTGGCAAATGTGTGGTTTGAAATCCTTAGTTTTGTAACAGCTATGCTATCAAAAGTGTTTCTAACAAACAGATAAATATTTTCACCTTGAAAGTTTGACACAATTTGAGAATAAACATGAAAGTTTGTTGTTACTTGCCACATATTTCTTCCAcatgtcaataaattttgatttcaaagtcTCTATAACT comes from Glandiceps talaboti chromosome 11, keGlaTala1.1, whole genome shotgun sequence and encodes:
- the LOC144442764 gene encoding 1-deoxyxylulose-5-phosphate synthase YajO-like; translated protein: MAAEMRYNFLGNTGLKVSNICLGTMTFGENTAGDPGQMDEMRSHQMLDRFVDQGGNFIDTADVYSMGTAEGYIGSWMKKKQNRNDIVIATKVRCNVDGSSDPNKLGLSRRYISQAVEHSLKRLQTDYIDLYQIHCWDSATPIQETLRTMDDLIRSGKVRYVGASNVKGWQLQKIMDECRHIGLNPWISLQAEYSLMSRGIEYELLDVCRNEGVGVLPWSPLKGGWLTGKVKRGVPPPAGSRIAHVESIDPQRDMNTSHPSYSQYATNEQVLHLLDVVEGIAKEQGKSMSQVAIRWLLQQDTVSSVIIGAKTLQQLDENMGAADGWELTDQQLNELDKASQIHQPYPYELVPTMNSGRKRLNLTK